The Chitinophaga sp. Cy-1792 genome contains the following window.
ATGCCAACCATAAACCTGAAATCATGGTGGCATTAAGTGAATTCTGGCTGCTGCACGGTTTCCTGCCGGAAGCGCAACTGAAACAGGTGCTGAAAGATACACCCGAGTTTACCTCACTGGTAAGTATATACGAAAATGAAGGTTATTATGGTTTGTACAAAACCGTAATGGAAATGCCGCAACAGCTGGTGAATACGCTGCTTCGCCCACTCACCGACAGAGCGGTTCCTTTATACAAGGAAAATAAACTCTCCAAGAGCGATCCGGCGTTCTGGGCTGCCCGCGCAGTTTTGAACGACCCTGCATCTGCTGATAAAATTGACAGAGGTATCTTCTCTATCTACTTCTTCAACATCATGCATGTACATCCGGGACAGGCAGTATTCCAGGATGCCGGCATCCCGCATGCTTACCTGGAAGGCCAGAACGTAGAGCTGATGGCGAATTCAGACAATGTACTCCGCGGCGGACTCACACCGAAACACATCGATGTGGAAGAGCTGCTGAAGCATACCCGCTTTGAAGCAGTACATCCGCATATTATTAACGGTGATGTCATCGCAGGTGGACTGGAAACAATCTATCCTACGCCCGCACCGGATTTCGTGGTAAGCAGTATTACTGTTAAAGCAGGTCAGACCTACCAACACACCGCTGCCGCTCCTGAAATTCTGATTGTGATGAATGGGGAATGTGAAGTGAAAGGAGAAGCAACCACATTGGCTTTACATAAGGGCCAGTGCCTGTTTGCCGCTTATGGCGCCAATTATCAGGTTACCACTGATAGCGAAGTTGCTATCTATAAAGCAACGGTTCCTGTTAAATAATTATATCCGGAATAACGAGGATGTTTTATCAATAATACTATCTGTGTTTGATATACAGCTGATCTCTACGTTATAGAGACGGTGGGCTATCGCCAGATAAACTATTACTGAGGAGACATCCTCGTTTATTTTATTAAGATGCTATCTGTATAACTGTTTTCCCTTTACCTCTTCCGTGACGGCTTTGCTGAATTGCCTCCGGTACCTGTGACAGTGTGATTTTTGTTTCTACCGGAATCGTCAGGTCTCCACTATCTATTAACGCTGTCAGCTGGTCCATGGAAGCCGCAGAACCTTTTGTTTCGAAATTACCACCATGCAAACCTTTTGATTTTATTTCTTCCTCATTAGCTACAAATACCGTCGTAAGTGCGCCACCACCGGGTTTCAGCAGTCCCAGGTTTTTACTGAAGCCAGCAGCCTGACTAACCAGGTCTATTATTCCATGGATACCTTCCGGATATAATGTTTGTATTTGTTCGTATATAGGTGCTTCTTCATAGTTGAT
Protein-coding sequences here:
- the manA gene encoding mannose-6-phosphate isomerase, class I, whose product is MKLFRLDGKVQHYAWGGFEYIPALLGIQPTDKPSAEYWMGAHESAPSAITTASGQVPLNTLLQQDPANLVGQDVWNTFGQLPYLFKILDVREMLSIQVHPDKSEAEKGFARENAAGIPLNAPNRNYKDANHKPEIMVALSEFWLLHGFLPEAQLKQVLKDTPEFTSLVSIYENEGYYGLYKTVMEMPQQLVNTLLRPLTDRAVPLYKENKLSKSDPAFWAARAVLNDPASADKIDRGIFSIYFFNIMHVHPGQAVFQDAGIPHAYLEGQNVELMANSDNVLRGGLTPKHIDVEELLKHTRFEAVHPHIINGDVIAGGLETIYPTPAPDFVVSSITVKAGQTYQHTAAAPEILIVMNGECEVKGEATTLALHKGQCLFAAYGANYQVTTDSEVAIYKATVPVK